A part of Aegilops tauschii subsp. strangulata cultivar AL8/78 chromosome 2, Aet v6.0, whole genome shotgun sequence genomic DNA contains:
- the LOC109741303 gene encoding putative RING-H2 finger protein ATL69 — protein sequence MIFGSGLNLLSAALGFGMTAVFVAFVCARFICCRARGVDDGAPTPVDFDVDFPADLERPVEDANCGLEPLVIAAIPIMKYSEALYSKDDAQCSICLGEYTEKELLRIIPTCQHNFHRTCLDLWLQKQTTCPICRVSLKELPSGKAAIAPSCSNPQVRPRTENSVNPAPDWLPPVHHSHRGQQNSSDTQGSVEVVIEIRQ from the exons ATGATCTTCGGGTCGGGGCTGAATCTCCTCAGCGCGGCGCTCGGTTTCGGCATGACCGCCGTCTTCGTCGCGTTCGTCTGCGCGCGGTTCATCTGCTGCCGCGCCCGGGGCGTGGACGACGGCGCCCCGACGCCGGTGGACTTTGACGTTGACTTCCCGGCAGATCTCGAACGCCCG GTAGAGGATGCTAATTGTGGGTTGGAACCTTTGGTTATTGCTGCAATTCCTATTATGAAGTACTCTGAGGCTTTATATTCGAAGGATGATGCCCA GTGCTCCATATGTCTAGGTGAATACACTGAGAAAGAGCTTTTAAGAATCATTCCGACATGTCAACATAACTTTCACCGTACCTGCTTAGACTTATGGTTGCAGAAGCAGACTACTTGCCCAATATGCCGGGTCTCGTTGAAAGAGTTGCCTAGCGGCAAAGCTGCCATAGCACCTTCATGTAGCAACCCTCAAGTGCGCCCCCGCACTGAGAACTCTGTTAATCCAGCACCTGACTGGCTCCCCCCTGTTCATCATTCTCACAGAGGTCAACAGAATAGTTCAGACACACAAGGATCAGTAGAAGTGGTTATTGAGATACGCCAATAA